AACGTTTCTGGGGAGAAAAGCGACCACGGAGTAGCGGTTGTTAAAGAGGTTAGGGTGCTACACAATGCGAACGTAAATGTTTTGTGACCTTAATCCATTTTCGTTATAAAATTGCTTTCAATGATGTGTACGctttaattcaaaatttaattttaccagTGGTTTTTAAAATAAGGAGAGGGCAGACTCGATTTTATCGTTGAAACTTACCTAAACGGTGGACAGGACTAAAACGAACGAGACTGAGTGCTCCGTGATCTAGATCACAATTCCTTCTTCGTGCTCGCTCTCTGGCGAGCTTTGCTCTTCTTCTTAAACAACAGATGACCATTAGAGCCAACAATGGAAATCCAAGTATGCATGATACTATTGGGATGATGATACTCTCTGGAGTTactaaaaaaaaagcaaaataatttgtaattcaaTGGTGAAGATGTATCAGGAAACTGAATATTTTCGTGTAAATTCTATTGGTTTCACTACCAGTCGAGTTACTAGATCTAGCAATAAGTATTTCTAACGAAGCTTTATTATTCTCACGTTTGTTTCTTAAGTTTGTTTTTACGATTAGTATATATTAAGCGAACTAAGCAAATACAGGATgaggaataaaatttattatttcgcaAACTCAAGAAGTTTTCGAGTTGAATAACTGTGTTAAATCTTCAAACAAATATGGAGGCAAGAATCCCACTTCTTTTGTTACcgatataactttttaataaacattaCACTGTAATAAATACAAAGCAGAACTgacatttataataaatgaatCTTTTAAGAAAGATTGGAACGAGTATTATCAATCTTCTAAACAACAGTCTAGACcccaagaaaagaaaaatgtttcattcaaCAGGATAGAATAGAAGGGATAGTATAACGGTGTGGTTGTGTAAATATACGTTGAATAATATAgcgatgtaataaaaatattttttattataatcaaGATTATGTTATCTCGTGTAACAATATCATTTTAAATTACAACGTCAAAATAATGCTTTAATGTCACTTTTCCAGTTATGCGTCTAGACGATTTGTAATTGCATTAACCTTTACTCTCTATTACTCTTAGACCCTTGAGATTGGGAAGCAATTACTTGCTTGGTTGCTTCCTTAAGTACAACGAAGATATTCTCTGTCACAGAAGAactttaacgaaatattttatccttTTCCAATTCTTTGAACTTTGCAAAGTTATTAGCTTCTGCGTCAGGAAATCTGATAATTTGAATTGTTTCCTCTTATATAGTTcatgataattaaattttcgcGTTATCAAAATATGAGTCATATTCCCATGGATTtagtaaaattgaatattattgttcgAACGATGCTTGGAACTATTGTTATGAGTATTGCATTAGTTGAGAACGTGCATTacgttttatagaaaatttatacaaGCGTGTTTTCACCTGTTGGATAAACTAGAATTGTTGGTCTCTTGGATTGTGGAATCGTTGGCATCGTTGGTCGACCCGCTCTCACTTCGATCGACATTTTGCTCTCGATCTGGAACAAGATTAACTCAGGGTTAATCAGGGTAATGGTACAATGAACAAATTTATCGATAACAACGATTACATCTTTTTCGCAAAAATCGTCCATTGTTCAGGTGTTTCTGTTTGTTATGCTTTGTCTCatagaaatgaaaaatcaaAGTAGCCTCTAGCGTTCCGAGGTCTTTTAATTCCCTCtttgttctttctattttttccaaCGAAATGTCGAGGCCGAAGGAAAGACTGCAGCAAAAAGTATCAAATTGCAGTGTTTTGCTTTGAAATTTCTTCCAATACTAATTATACCTGTACACCCTGTTCCTTTATCCATTCCACGAAAcagaaatatacatattgtgTGCTCCTTGATTTCACTTTAAAAACATTCATCTCAATTTTACCACGCaaaggtaacaattataaacaTCCCGTCACGTTGATATACgaaaaatatgttatttttctaaaataaatgtaatttacaATTCTCAAACAAATACCGTTTCGCGACAATCTGTGATATATATTCattgtgaaaatataaaaagtaaaccATCGCTAGTTCTGTAGGATTAATTTAAACGAAGTACCAGTTTATGTGCCATCAAACATCGCGCGATATCTTTATTTAcctatttcgttaaaataatgATTTTCCGCGGTCGTTTAAATTCTACGTACACGTACCAATAGTTGCAATTTCTGCCGCTACGTGACGCACACGCAGCGATTAACCAAAATGGCGAGTGTAAGCGCGGCGTGTATAAAGTAACGGACGGTAATAGGTTTATCTCGATGAGAAGTGATTCTGTCGCGGTAATTTTACGTGTTCGGGTAATATTTTCACTATGACAAATGTTTCCGATCGCGTAAGCTCGCGTGGCGATTGTTTCAGTGAAGTgatcaaacgaaaacacatccaCTCGTTCCCGCCACTTTTAGTGTTTCGAGCTTCGAGGTCTAACGAAAAGCGACATATAATCGAATTTTCGAGGTAAGATATTCACTGTTACGTAAAATAAACGGGCATTTACGTAATTccttaaaattgaaaataaaactgAAAATTGCATTCGCTAACGACATATAAAGGCGTACAAGAGTACGTAAACATTGTCTTCGTAGTAGTCGAGAGGAAAAGGCTATTTACTTCGGTTCCTTTATTTTTGTGACGTTCCTCGAGTTGTTCTTTCCTCTCTCCGTGCTCGGAAAAGCAATAACGCGAGCCGTATCGGCGTGAATATCAACATAGACAGAAAGCAAAAGCTCTGTTTTCTGCACAGACTTTTAGAATTTCTTCGTTTTTGTATTCCCTGCGGTATCGCGAATGGACTTAATTCCCATTGGCTCCGATCCACAAAGAGTATAGAGGACCACCATATTGGTCTCAGTCTTTCGACTAGGGACGCGTGAGTACTCCAAAGAAAATGAGCAAGAAATTAAGTTAGATCATTCCTTTTCTCGTATCTCGCTACTAAATTTGGAAATgtgaattttcttattttcgatAGATGTATTCGTTCGCTATAGAGATCGCAATAATCAAGTATAGTCGTCCTTGTGTCGCAatttcgattttttaaagatacGTATAATACGTATTCCACGAAtctgaattttcttttatcctATGAATTCCTCGCGCGTTTAATTAATTCGTTGCAGAGAAAATGGTACTAGACTGGTTGGAGCAAACGAACGAGCTTAATTTCTTTTCTACTGCGTTGGATATAACTCGTTAGCTATCGAAACAACACAGAAGAATGGCTCGTTACTTTTAAGCCGCGTCAGATATCAGGCATTTCCTTTTTGCTTTTAACCTTCGACTGGTTTTTGTCGTACTGACATGTCGAATATTACCCCCATAAATTGCCCTACATATTCGAGTTCGATTGAAAAAGGCTGGCCGGACAGTAGCCCTTTGGAGGGTGAAACTCGATGAAAGGACCCTGTATCTCGTATCTCAAAGGGCCCGTTCCGAAATAGCAAACTATTCAAGAAGGACCACCTCTCCTTTTTTCTGCGATTACTTTATCTATCGAAGGATACCATCGTGAAAATAGCTTGACCTATTTCTTTGGCCAGTTTTTCACGTACATCTATGATTATCATCACGTTTCTTTATCTGCGCCTGCTATATATAGATTAGGATGTTTATAAGACGCGCCCAGGAAACACCGTTTCCGGTTAAATGCTAAATCTGTTCACTTCGGAGGGtattcgatcgaaatttttggAGCGCCTCCAGAACAAAGAT
This DNA window, taken from Bombus terrestris chromosome 3, iyBomTerr1.2, whole genome shotgun sequence, encodes the following:
- the LOC100648354 gene encoding uncharacterized protein LOC100648354 isoform X1; the protein is MSIEVRAGRPTMPTIPQSKRPTILVYPTVTPESIIIPIVSCILGFPLLALMVICCLRRRAKLARERARRRNCDLDHGALSLVRFSPVHRLASKEDLAGIDRPTRTVSLRSDRGSRAFPSLELDTVVEERSDPEQSTALELSSPD
- the LOC100648354 gene encoding uncharacterized protein LOC100648354 isoform X2; amino-acid sequence: MSIEVRAGRPTMPTIPQSKRPTILVYPTVTPESIIIPIVSCILGFPLLALMVICCLRRRAKLARERARRRNCDLDHGALSLVRFSPVHRLAGIDRPTRTVSLRSDRGSRAFPSLELDTVVEERSDPEQSTALELSSPD